Below is a window of Sinomonas terrae DNA.
CCGCGCATGGGCAGCCCAGACAGCCAGAGAAGGAACAGCCATGTCCACCCTGAAATCCATCCAGCCCCAAGAGGTGTTCTCCTTCTTCGAGAGCCTCTCGGGAATCCCCCGCGGCTCGGGCAACGAGAAGGAAGTAGCCGACTGGGTCATCGGCTTCGCACGCGACCGGGGCCTGGAGGCCGTCCAGGACGAGATGCACTGCGTCCTGGTCAAGAAGCCCGGACAGCACGGCCTCGAAGACGCACCTCCCCTGATCCTCCACGGCCACCTCGACATGGTGTGCGAGAAGGACGAGGGCGTGGTCCACGACTTCGAACGGGACCCGATCGAGCTCCGCATCGAAGGCGACTTCATCACCGCCGACGGGACTTCCCTCGGGGCCGACAACGGCATCGGCGTCTCGTACATCCTCGCGCTGCTCGACTCCCGGGACCTGCCGCACCCGCCCCTGGAGGCGGTCCTGACCGCCATGGAGGAGAAGGGCAAGGTCGGGGCAGCCCAGTTCGACACGGGCAGGCTCTCCGGCAAGCGGATGATCGACTTCAACTGGATCACCGAGAAGGAGATCCTCGCCGGCTGCAGCGGCGACGTCACCTTCACGGTCGACATCCCGGCCGAGTGGGAGCCGGTCCCGGACACGCACAGCGGGGCCAGGCTCCTCAAGGTCCGGGGCCTCGCCGGGGGCCACTGCGAATTCGACATCCACCTCGAACGCGCCAACGCCGTCCTGGTCCTCGCACGGGCACTCAACGCCCTGCACTCCAGGTACGACGTCCGCATCGCAGCCCCGCACGGCGGCGCCCAGAACAACGCGATCCCTGCAGACGCGCAGGCCCTGGTGCTCCTGCGGCCCGAAGACGCCGCCGGCGCGGCAGCACTCGTCGCCGAGCTCGAGCAGACGCTCCGCCGCGAATACTCCATCTCCGACCCCGGCCTACGGCTGGAACTGGACTCGGCCGAGACTCCGCCCAGGGCCTTCTCGGCGCAGGCCGGGACCCGGTTTGCCCGCCTGACGTCTCTGGTTCCGAACGGGGTCCTGAGCTGGAGCCTGGGGGTGCCCGGAATCGTCGAAAGCTCCAACAACCTCGGTACCGTCCGCACGACACCGGAGGGCGCAAGGCTGATGTCGACGATCACCGCGGCGGTGACCTCGCGCAAGCACGAGATCCTGGACCGGGTGCGGTCCCTCGCGGCCCTTGCCGGCGGCGGCATCGCGGTCGAGCAGTACGGGCTCGACGCGCCGGAGTTCCCTTACCACCCCGGCTCGCCGCTCCTCGAAGTCGCCAGAGAGGCCTTCAGGGACGCCCTCGGCGAAGAGCCGGACGTCCACGTCTCCCAGTGCAGCCTCGAACTGGGCATGTTCAGCCAGAAGGTCCCAGGGCTCGACATCATCTCGATCGGGACCGAGCTCCACGACCTCCACTCCCCCAAAGAATCGGTGAACCACACCTCTGTGGCCCGGGTCTGGCCGCTGGTGCGCACCATCGTCGGCCGACTGCGGTGATTCCGCCAGCGGGACGACATCCAGCCCACTCTCTCGGCCGCACCCTCAGGCCCCTTACGGATCCTTGCCCTCGGGGACCGTAAGGGGCCTTCCCGCGTCCACAGCTTTCCTTCCGTGTTCACACGGTTCGGGGCCAGGAGCCATCCTGCTCAATTCCCCACGAGGCACACCCCGGCCGGCGGGGGCCAGGGACGGCGCCATGTTGGGGGACGAAGCCACCGCCGAATCAGTCCGGGCCGACCTTCCGCTGCCCCAGGAGCGCTGACACCACCTCCCTTGCTAGGCAGGGCAAGCCCTGCAACGAGGGGATTGGATGATGTCTCCTCCGGTCGGGCGCGGCCCTCTGGCCGGGAACGGCGTTGTGCCCAGGGGCTGTGAAGGGCTCCCTGGGCACAACGGTTCCCCAGCGTCAGGATGTCGGTTTTGTTCAGATCGTCTCGAGATGCTCTCTGATGCCGGTGAGGAAGCGGGCACCGGTTGCCCCGTCCACGGCCCGGTGGTCGCAGGTGAGGGTGAGCCGGGCGCGGGGACGCCAGCAGAGCGTCCCGTCCTCGTCCCGGACATGCTCCTGGCGGGTGGCTCCGACGGCCAGGATGGCGACCTGGGGGACGTTGAGGATCGCGTCGAAGTAGTCGATGCCCATCATCCCCAGGTTCGAGACGGTGAACGTTCCCTCGGTGACGTCTGCCATGGACAGCCGGCCCTCTCGGGCCCGCGCGGCGAGGTCCCTGCGCGCTGCCGCGATCCCGGCCATGTCCAGGTCCCCGGCATCCTTGATGACCGGGACCACCAGCCCTGCGCCCGTGTCCACCGCCATGCCGAGGTTGACATGGGCAAACGTGGTGACGGTCTCGTCGCCGTAGTGGGCGTTGAGGGATGGGTGATCGGTCAGGGCCCGCGCGCATGCGGCCAGGATCGCGTCGGTGACCGT
It encodes the following:
- the pepD gene encoding beta-Ala-His dipeptidase, with protein sequence MSTLKSIQPQEVFSFFESLSGIPRGSGNEKEVADWVIGFARDRGLEAVQDEMHCVLVKKPGQHGLEDAPPLILHGHLDMVCEKDEGVVHDFERDPIELRIEGDFITADGTSLGADNGIGVSYILALLDSRDLPHPPLEAVLTAMEEKGKVGAAQFDTGRLSGKRMIDFNWITEKEILAGCSGDVTFTVDIPAEWEPVPDTHSGARLLKVRGLAGGHCEFDIHLERANAVLVLARALNALHSRYDVRIAAPHGGAQNNAIPADAQALVLLRPEDAAGAAALVAELEQTLRREYSISDPGLRLELDSAETPPRAFSAQAGTRFARLTSLVPNGVLSWSLGVPGIVESSNNLGTVRTTPEGARLMSTITAAVTSRKHEILDRVRSLAALAGGGIAVEQYGLDAPEFPYHPGSPLLEVAREAFRDALGEEPDVHVSQCSLELGMFSQKVPGLDIISIGTELHDLHSPKESVNHTSVARVWPLVRTIVGRLR
- a CDS encoding 2-oxo acid dehydrogenase subunit E2, translating into MTSASSRTAAVATPLKGIRRTAARRMVTAWEAPVFHLAVEAEMGTALSVKERIPGATVTDAILAACARALTDHPSLNAHYGDETVTTFAHVNLGMAVDTGAGLVVPVIKDAGDLDMAGIAAARRDLAARAREGRLSMADVTEGTFTVSNLGMMGIDYFDAILNVPQVAILAVGATRQEHVRDEDGTLCWRPRARLTLTCDHRAVDGATGARFLTGIREHLETI